One segment of Toxoplasma gondii ME49 chromosome VI, whole genome shotgun sequence DNA contains the following:
- a CDS encoding hypothetical protein (encoded by transcript TGME49_242860), which produces MAFSPEFLSRLSELGNEYQRLSEDHEKLKGTENQLYEQITQLQKEVEQLKDGRSSLLSENKSLIEKLQRVTQEYGQLQDDFRELKENNGRLALELTESRLEAAEAREQLEREKASHAASLGKMGESNEKLKAEVAELAERNKALNRKRQDAADQLRLAAEEQKRSADQVQALHAEKRQLGDKAKQLTEEGRLLGMRIRALTAKNKQLGEDKQHALQNMQLVHEEEKQRWEKRVKAVEAAREEAVAAMKRGDEEVGRLKQEFLLAEDYKRRLEEQIQSLEARLAEATADRNKLQDALNNERNIVEENKERQKIEMDKCVRRLTDEQNRLKEKFATDYRKACDEIERLTNEKQQVVVHIHDFAEMHGASNGSNSECRRNPDVADYSSVMAATRSVAVRVVHLENTVKLLTDQSRIINEEKERLERDIAHLVQQNQHVTQARKLLAGQHARILQGIRELAEEASLAQTVLGSGDLVGASSASPFASLSVFSKEGESSGQTKSGSISCLTTDLPPDTVKPAFPLGVSGAVNTYDVDSAIRDETDSLIQ; this is translated from the exons ATGGCATTTTCCCCAGAGTTCCTCAGTCGCCTAAGCGAGCTGGGAAACGAGTACCAGCGACTGTCTGAGGACCACGAGAAACTGAAGGGAACGGAAAACCAGCTCTACGAGCAGATCACccagctgcagaaagaggTGGAACAGCTGAAAGACGGCCGCAGTTCGCTGTTGAGCGAAAACAAAAGTCTCATCGAGAAACTGCAGAGAGTCACGCAGGAGTACGGCCAGCTCCAGGACGACTTTCGAGAACTCAAGGAAAACAACGGCAGACTGGCGCTCGAGCTCACCGAAAGTCGCCTTGAAGCGGCGGAAGCCAGGGAgcaactcgagagagaaaaggcttCCCACGCAGCATCCCTAGGAAAGATGGGTGAAAGCAACGAAAAACTGAAAGCG GAAGTCGCAGAGCTcgccgagagaaacaaagctCTCAACCGGAAACGCCAAGACGCTGCTGACCAG CTACGCTTGGCAgcggaggagcagaagcGGTCCGCCGACCAGGTGcaggcgctgcatgcagagaaacggcagCTGGGCGACAAGGCCAAGCAGCTGACTGAAGAGGGTCGTTTGTTGGGCATGCGAATTCGAGCTCTGACAGCGAAGAACAAGCAACTCGGCGAGGACAAGCAGCATGCACTCCAGAACATGCAGTTGGTccacgaggaagagaagcaacggTGGGAAAAAAGGGTCAAGGCAGTTGAGGCAGCTCGAGAGGAGGCAGTGGCGGCGATGAagcgcggagacgaagaggtcGGCCGCCTCAAGCAAGAATTCCTTCTTGCAGAAGACTACAAGCGGCGCCTGGAGGAGCAGATTCAGAGTTTGGAGGCGCGACTTGCGGAGGCAACGGCGGACCGGAACAAACTTCAGGACGCGTTGAACAACGAAAGGAACATCGTcgaggagaacaaggagcGCCAGAAAATCGAGATGGACAAGTGCGTTCGGCGCCTCACGGACGAGCAGAATCGCCTCAAAGAGAAGTTCGCGACGGACTACAGAAAGGCATGCGACGAAATTGAGCGCTTGACGAACGAGAAGCAACAAGTCGTGGTCCACATCCACGATTTCGCTGAGATGCACGGAGCGTCGAACGGTTCCAACAGCGAATGTCGAAGAAACCCAGACGTCGCCGATTACAGCAGCGTCATGGCAGCCACTCGCAGCGTTGCCGTCCGCGTAGTGCACCTTGAAAACACTGTCAAACTCTTGACGGATCAAAGTCGAATCATCaatgaagagaaggaacgcctCGAGCGAGACATCGCTCACCTCGTGCAACAAAACCAACATGTCACACAAGCCAGAAAACTCCTCGCTGGCCAGCACGCACGCATCCTCCAG GGAATCCGCGAACTGGCTGAGGAAGCAAGTCTCGCGCAGACGGTCCTTGGAAGTGGAGACCTCGTAGGAGCGAGCTCAGCGTCTCCTTTCGCAAGTTTGTCTGTTTTTAGCAAAGAAGGAGAGTCCAGCGGTCAGACAAAGAGCGGAAGTATCTCCTGCCTGACCACGGATCTGCCGCCGGACACAGTGAAGCCGGCCTTTCCTCTTGGCGTGTCAGGTGCCGTGAATACCTACGATGTAGATTCAGCGATACGCGATGAGACCGACTCTCTGATACAGTGA